One Ostrea edulis chromosome 2, xbOstEdul1.1, whole genome shotgun sequence genomic region harbors:
- the LOC125647536 gene encoding uncharacterized protein LOC125647536: MKGKTVTYFQCLDTASQGRYKKKLSLLNLDQCPYETEKGKWEDNMKMWPDVMYPDIFTYLIDSPGVHTKDAMKAYKSLQSYNYFLSGYVQTVFSIRIGKDKVLFKANVNHSQRTTEPPCKVWCAVKTAGDILSSHCDCMAGLGEVCSHVAAMLFKIEACVRLGYNKESCTSVPCKWNATFTKKVNPVPVVEMDFSKPKRTDINNNATPTVKSRRAAKVTKPTLEEEEKFFSELAKNFKSVVLTTHDVHHTKFLPAPLQNLHKKKSLPQLLKDVIYDEKYADRSHQDLRSDAKEVFKKISVTSEEAAYLETVTQTQSDCLTWHEQRAGRISASKVHSVLHTNQEKPAVSVLKSICNATFNSGRTSVPSLGWGLEHEADAIAVLEAVMSQSHVNFKISKCGLYINPQFPYLAATPDRTVSCDCCGNGIVEVKCPYSLRDNKDILEVNDTYFVDNTLKSSHPYFTQVQTQLNVCDVNYGYFVLWTPNGSLISLEKKSSVWFEEKEPDLRAFYVKHVMPSLMSGRVDQQRPALKTMTNNKPLYCVCDGEEDDREMVRCSNYRRCNKVWFHLECISLVKAPKGYWLCPLCKK; the protein is encoded by the exons ATGAAAGGGAAAACGGTGACCTATTTCCAATGTTTAGACACAGCAAGTCAGGGAAGATACAAGAAAAAACTCTCTCTTTTGAATTTAGATCAGTGCCCGTACGAGACTGAGAAGGGAAAATGGGAGGATAACATGAAAATGTGGCCTGATGTGATGTACCCCGACATTTTCACGTACTTGATCGACAGCCCCGGGGTGCACACGAAGGACGCTATGAAAGCCTACAAAAGCCTCCAGAGCTATAACTACTTTCTGTCTGGGTATGTACAGACTGTATTTTCCATACGGATTGGGAAGGACAAAGTGCTTTTCAAAGCGAATGTCAACCACAGCCAACGGACAACAGAACCTCCCTGTAAAGTATGGTGTGCTGTAAAGACGGCGGGAGACATTTTGTCTAGTCATTGTGACTGTATGGCAGG GCTAGGAGAAGTATGCTCGCATGTGGCTGCCATGCTATTTAAGATTGAAGCCTGTGTACGTCTTGGATACAACAAGGAGTCCTGCACATCTGTGCCATGCAAATGGAATGCCACATTTACTAAAAAG GTTAACCCGGTTCCAGTGGTTGAAATGGATTTCTCAAAGCCCAAAAGAACAGACATAAACAACAATGCGACCCCTACTGTGAAATCCAGACGAGCTGCCAAAGTGACAAAGCCTACATTGGAAGAAGAGGAGAAATTCTTTAGTGAGCTTGCTAAGAATTTCAAGAGTGTTGTGTTAACGACGCACGATGTCCACCACACAAAGTTTCTCCCAGCTCCACTCCAGAACCTCCATAAAAAGAAGTCCCTTCCACAACTGCTTAAGGATGTGATATATGATGAGAAGTATGCAGACAGATCCCACCAAGACCTTCGTTCAGATGCCAAGGAAGTATTTAAGAAGATCAGTGTTACAAGTGAGGAAGCTGCCTACTTAGAAACTGTGACTCAAACTCAGTCCGACTGTTTGACCTGGCATGAACAACGCGCAGGAAGGATTTCAGCCTCCAAAGTGCACAGTGTCCTGCATACAAATCAAGAAAAACCAGCAGTGTCGGTGTTGAAGTCCATATGTAATGCTACATTTAACTCAGGAAGGACTTCAGTTCCATCTCTTGGGTGGGGACTTGAACATGAGGCAGATGCCATTGCTGTTCTGGAAGCTGTAATGTCTCAGTCACATGTGAACTTCAAAATTTCCAAATGTGGCCTGTATATTAACCCCCAATTTCCATATTTAGCTGCCACGCCAGACAGAACTGTGTCATGTGATTGCTGCGGGAATGGAATTGTTGAGGTGAAATGCCCGTACAGCTTAAGGGACAACAAGGACATCCTAGAAGTGAATGACACTTACTTTGTTGACAACACTTTAAAATCTAGCCACCCCTACTTTACCCAGGTTCAGACTCAACTCAATGTTTGTGATGTTAACTATGGATATTTTGTGTTGTGGACACCGAATGGATCACTCATTTCTCTTGAGAAAAAAAGCAGTGTTTGGTTTGAGGAGAAAGAGCCAGATCTCAGAGCATTTTATGTTAAGCATGTAATGCCCTCACTTATGTCTGGTAGGGTTGATCAGCAACGTCCTGCTCTAAAGACTATGACAAACAATAAACCTTTGTACTGTGTTTGTGATGGAGAGGAGGATGACCGTGAAATGGTGAGATGCAGTAACTACAGGAGATGTAACAAAGTTTGGTTTCATCTTGAGTGCATATCCCTTGTGAAAGCGCCTAAAGGATATTGGTTGTGTCCTCTGTGCAAAAAGTGA